The nucleotide window taaaaagtagcaaacagatagaaacttcagcagaagccttaggagtctttgacgtcaggagacgttccgagacgttctcgtgggaatatAAACCTTAGTGTTCTGATTGGCAGAAGttcgatggggagacatgaggtagtgaccttagtaaagaaatgtataaagatagaaagcatcgccatcttcggtgtgcctctaggggacatcagaggagaggcacctattctgcagaatatgaaattaataaaaacacttctttgtctgaatttggctcaagagcatttgtgatttttgaatctcacattaATTCATTCAGTCAGAGGACAGGGAATTTCACAATTCTAGTTTTTATTGCATTTTGTGGTAAAACGTTACACATTGTACTCAGATATAGATGGAAGCATGCTGGTTATCTCAGCCAATTGATTGAGCATCATAGTTAGTAAAGCAAAGTGAATTAGCACGCTGATTACTCAATACAGCTTTTCATCGGTCATATTGTAAGCCTGCATGGCAATGGTTTTCCAAATCCAACAAAGGTATTTAGAAACATAAGTGTAAATTCCAGGCTTTTTGGGATCTGCACATCCTATGCCAAAGGACACAATCCCGATGTACTTTCCATTGCAAAGCAAAGGACCACCTGAATCACCCTGGAAGAGAAAACAATAAAGATGACAATTCAGTAGAGTCAGATAAAATAACACATCaccaactttcagtctgaaaacacATCACAATGCTATATTTATTACCCGTGCCCAGCTGGTTTGAGGAGATGGTGATTTTACATCATGGAGCATATGTGCCTAATCAAATTCACAAAGAGTCTTTACGTGGAACAATTTCCTTGAGGGGATAGTAATGTtcagctatttaaaataaaaacatttacaaaAACAAGCTACAATAATGCCAGGCTAAGGCCAGTGTGAGGATGGAtggaatgtttcaatctatagaAGGCACCAGTGAATCATTTGGGCTTTTGCACACACTCTGATAGCTTTATGGTCATTTTACTGATAACAATGCTACACAGCACACTCACCGCACAAGAATCTCTGCCTTTATTGTCACCAGCACAAATCATGTTCTGGGTTATTTCAGGTTTGTGATCGTAATAGTCCTCGCTGTTGCATGTTTTACGATCTATTACTTCTATTGTCACCTCTTGAAGTGTGTCAGATGTAAATTCTTCACTTGTTTT belongs to Leucoraja erinacea ecotype New England chromosome 1, Leri_hhj_1, whole genome shotgun sequence and includes:
- the LOC129701875 gene encoding granzyme K-like, translated to SEEGTIGGKRKLQVVLGAHSLSRNESSKQIFHIKRQIPHPEFRGNTMENDIMLLELENNAMITNDVDVLKLSGGMVDDLRAGTSCFVAGWGKTSEEFTSDTLQEVTIEVIDRKTCNSEDYYDHKPEITQNMICAGDNKGRDSCAGDSGGPLLCNGKYIGIVSFGIGCADPKKPGIYTYVSKYLCWIWKTIAMQAYNMTDEKLY